The Methanofollis sp. UBA420 DNA segment ACAAGTGGACGACGAAGCGTTCCCGGATCCCGACCCATTAAGTTTTCAGGTCAGATCATGTGTGGGATCGTTGGCATCGTGGATGCTGGCGGTGTCTCTTTCCCGCTATACTATGCCCTGTACGCTCTCCAGCACCGCGGGCAGGAGAGCGCGGGGATGTCCACTTTTGACCACCGGCCCTATGTCCACAAGGGCAAAGGGCTTGTGGCCGAGGTATTTGATGAGCAGATACTCCAGGAGCTCAGTGGGAACGTTGGTATCGGGCATGTCCGGTATCCGACGACCGGCGCAAACTTGCCGGAGAACATCCAGCCATTCAATTTTGTCTGTAGAGATCATACGCTCTCCCTTGCTCACAACGGCAACCTCGTGAATACCGATGCCCTGCGGTCCGCCTATGAACAGGACGGACAGATCTTCTGCACAAGCACCGATTCCGAGGTGATCGCGACGATCCTTGCCCACGAGCTCCGCGACTCGGGCTCTGTCGAGGACGCCGTCGGTGTGGCGATGCGGAAGTTGCGGGGGTCGTACTCGGTCGTGCTGATGCTCGACGAGACGCTGTACGCCTTCCGCGACCCTCTCGGGATCAAGCCCCTCTGCATCGGGCGCACCGAGACCGGATATATCGTGGCCTCGGAGAGCGTTGCGATCGACGCCCTGAACGGCACCCTGCTCAGGGACGTGCGGCCCGGAGAACTGATCACGGTCACGGAGAACGGGATCCGGTCTGTCCAGATCGCGACGTCTGATAGGCGCGCCCACTGCATGTTCGAGTATGTCTATTTCGCACGGGCAGACTCGGTCATCGACGGCACTCTTGTCTATGACGCCCGCCGGAAGATCGGTGAGGTCCTCGCCCGCGGTGCACCTGTCGACGCCGACATGGTCGCTCCGGTGCCTGATTCGGGGACGGCATACGCGATCGGTTATTCGACGGCGTCGGGTACCCCGTACCTGGAGGGCCTGATGAAGAACCGGTATATGGGCCGGACATTCATCATGCCGAACCAGCGGAAGCGGGAGAACGCCGTGCGCATCAAGCTCAACCCGATCAAGAAGCACCTGGAGAACAAGTCTGTCGTGCTCATCGACGACTCGGTGGTGCGGGGCACGACCTCACGGCGGCTCATCGACATCGTCAGGGACGCCGGGGCGAAAGAAGTCCATCTCAGGGTCGGTTCGCCGCCGATCATCGCCCCCTGTTATCTCGGGGTCGATTTCCCGACACGGACCGAACTCATTGCAAATGAGCGGAATACCGATGAGGTGCGCGACCTCATCCATGCCGACTCTCTCTATCATGTCCCTCTGGACAGGATGGTG contains these protein-coding regions:
- the purF gene encoding amidophosphoribosyltransferase; this encodes MCGIVGIVDAGGVSFPLYYALYALQHRGQESAGMSTFDHRPYVHKGKGLVAEVFDEQILQELSGNVGIGHVRYPTTGANLPENIQPFNFVCRDHTLSLAHNGNLVNTDALRSAYEQDGQIFCTSTDSEVIATILAHELRDSGSVEDAVGVAMRKLRGSYSVVLMLDETLYAFRDPLGIKPLCIGRTETGYIVASESVAIDALNGTLLRDVRPGELITVTENGIRSVQIATSDRRAHCMFEYVYFARADSVIDGTLVYDARRKIGEVLARGAPVDADMVAPVPDSGTAYAIGYSTASGTPYLEGLMKNRYMGRTFIMPNQRKRENAVRIKLNPIKKHLENKSVVLIDDSVVRGTTSRRLIDIVRDAGAKEVHLRVGSPPIIAPCYLGVDFPTRTELIANERNTDEVRDLIHADSLYHVPLDRMVEAIGIDIGNLCTACLTGKYPVEVCGECCDCRCIEFMKGSVQTHLDLD